From a region of the Gemmatimonadota bacterium genome:
- a CDS encoding DUF4097 family beta strand repeat-containing protein: MVRHSKGAALARMAGVALLAAWTAVPLLGQDIPINELRPLGPGGTVQIDVIQHSITIEVWNRNEVEVRGQYNPAFEQLDIDADAESFSLEIDRRNIRGNGGGGTLTVRIPAGVELDAESVSGEVRATGNANSVSLESVSGSVTYAGDSPEVRLSSVSGSVSYAGTAAEAQLESVSGSVRLEGNVGALDAESVSGAVTVISGTPVRELDLETVSGSVTFTGSLAPGGEIAIESFSGRVEMALDPATAARFELETLSGSISVALPGVPDDIARSGRFGPSETATFVTGNGNGSVEASTLSGSIVIRAR; the protein is encoded by the coding sequence ATGGTGCGGCATTCGAAAGGTGCGGCGCTCGCGAGGATGGCCGGTGTGGCGTTGCTGGCCGCCTGGACCGCTGTCCCCCTCCTCGGGCAGGACATTCCGATCAACGAATTGCGCCCGCTTGGTCCGGGCGGGACAGTTCAGATCGACGTCATTCAGCACTCGATCACCATCGAGGTCTGGAATCGGAACGAGGTCGAAGTGAGGGGGCAATACAACCCCGCCTTCGAGCAGCTCGACATTGACGCCGACGCCGAATCCTTCTCTTTGGAGATCGACCGGCGGAATATCCGCGGGAATGGAGGCGGCGGCACACTCACGGTCCGAATTCCAGCGGGCGTGGAGCTCGACGCGGAATCCGTTTCCGGAGAGGTACGGGCGACGGGAAACGCCAACTCGGTCTCCCTCGAGAGCGTGAGTGGTTCCGTTACTTACGCGGGGGATTCCCCCGAGGTGCGCCTGAGCTCGGTCTCGGGCTCCGTGAGTTACGCGGGGACGGCGGCGGAAGCCCAGCTGGAGAGCGTGAGCGGGAGCGTGCGCCTGGAGGGGAATGTGGGAGCGTTGGACGCCGAATCCGTGAGCGGGGCCGTGACCGTCATTTCGGGGACGCCCGTGCGTGAGTTGGACCTCGAGACCGTTTCGGGGTCAGTGACCTTCACCGGATCCCTCGCTCCGGGAGGCGAAATCGCCATCGAGAGCTTCTCGGGGCGCGTCGAGATGGCGCTCGACCCCGCCACGGCCGCCCGCTTCGAGCTGGAGACCCTTTCGGGATCCATCAGCGTCGCGCTTCCCGGAGTGCCGGACGACATCGCCCGGAGCGGCCGTTTCGGTCCCTCCGAGACGGCCACCTTCGTGACTGGAAACGGGAACGGGTCCGTCGAGGCCTCAACCCTCTCGGGGAGCATCGTCATTCGGGCGAGGTGA
- the leuS gene encoding leucine--tRNA ligase, with the protein MANQEPDRYRPGEVESKWQSRWEERGTNRFTEAALRSAAAPYYNLMMFPYPSAEGLHVGNIYAFTGADVHGRFQRLTGKNVFEPMGFDAFGIHSENFAMKVGVHPMDLIPKNVANFTRQLRRIGGMFDWDHSVDTTSPEYYRWTQWLFLKLFDGGLAERKEAPVNWCPSCKTVLANEQVIGGLCERCDTPVEQRRIAQWFFKTSDYAPRLLENLKSLDWSETTKKAQENWLGRSEGALLRFPVAGQEGRVIEVFTTRPDTVFGATYMVLAPEHPLVAEVTTAERQVDVAAYQERVARMDLVTRKKTDKSKTGVFTGGYCWNPATGKNIPVWIADYVLMEYGTGAIMAVPGHDERDFEFAKAFGLPIRRVILEAGGDPGAPPEAAYAGEGTLMHSGNFEGTPSSEARRAITEWLGKRGLGALRVNYRLHDWCISRQRYWGPPIPIVYCERCGPVGVPEDQLPVVLPRVEDFKPDDSGVSPLARVESWYRTECPKCGEPGRRETDVSDTFLDSAWYFLRYPSADSDDVAFDPEITKRWLPVNSYIGGNEHAVLHLLYSRFITMALKDLGHLEFEEPFTRFRAHGLIIRDGAKMSKSKGNVVVPDPIIEEYGADTFRLYLMFLGPFEEGGDYRDQGIQGPFGFLKRLWETVVPVEELGSGTPDPTVERKLHQTIAQVTEQLPELGYNTSIAAMMEYLNVVRAGGRKAVRAEVEPLVPMIAPFAPHIAEELWERLGHQAGLFEGASWPGFDPEKAKENTITLAVQVNGKVRGTVPLPVGASEEAALAAARAEPNVARHLEDAELRRVIYVPDRLLNLVVAQGR; encoded by the coding sequence ATGGCCAACCAGGAGCCCGACCGCTACCGCCCGGGAGAGGTCGAATCGAAGTGGCAGAGCCGCTGGGAGGAGCGGGGAACGAACCGCTTCACCGAGGCCGCGCTCCGCTCCGCTGCCGCCCCCTATTACAATCTCATGATGTTCCCCTACCCCTCCGCGGAGGGGCTCCACGTCGGAAACATCTACGCTTTCACCGGCGCGGACGTACATGGGCGCTTCCAGCGCCTGACGGGGAAAAACGTTTTCGAGCCGATGGGCTTCGACGCCTTCGGAATCCACTCGGAAAACTTCGCCATGAAGGTCGGCGTCCACCCGATGGACCTGATTCCGAAAAATGTCGCGAACTTCACCCGCCAGCTGCGGCGGATCGGGGGGATGTTCGATTGGGACCATTCGGTGGACACGACCTCGCCGGAATACTACCGGTGGACGCAGTGGCTATTCCTCAAGCTTTTCGACGGCGGGCTTGCGGAGCGGAAGGAGGCCCCGGTCAACTGGTGCCCCTCCTGCAAGACCGTGCTCGCAAACGAGCAGGTGATCGGCGGTCTCTGCGAGCGGTGCGACACCCCAGTCGAGCAGCGGCGGATCGCGCAGTGGTTCTTCAAGACCTCGGATTACGCGCCGCGCCTTCTCGAGAACCTGAAGTCGCTGGACTGGTCAGAGACGACCAAAAAGGCGCAGGAGAACTGGCTCGGGCGGAGCGAGGGCGCGCTTCTCCGCTTCCCCGTCGCTGGACAGGAGGGGCGGGTGATCGAGGTCTTCACGACCCGCCCGGACACCGTCTTCGGCGCGACTTACATGGTCCTCGCCCCGGAGCACCCCCTCGTCGCGGAGGTCACGACCGCCGAGCGGCAAGTTGACGTCGCGGCCTACCAGGAGCGCGTCGCGCGGATGGACCTGGTGACGCGGAAAAAAACCGACAAGTCCAAGACCGGGGTCTTCACCGGGGGTTATTGCTGGAATCCGGCCACGGGGAAAAACATCCCTGTCTGGATCGCGGACTACGTGCTGATGGAGTATGGGACGGGGGCGATCATGGCGGTCCCCGGGCACGACGAGCGCGACTTCGAGTTCGCGAAGGCCTTCGGGCTCCCGATCCGCCGCGTCATTCTGGAGGCCGGCGGAGATCCTGGCGCGCCGCCCGAGGCCGCGTATGCGGGCGAAGGGACGCTCATGCACTCGGGGAACTTCGAAGGGACGCCATCCTCCGAAGCCCGACGCGCGATCACCGAGTGGCTGGGGAAGCGTGGGCTCGGAGCGCTCCGGGTGAACTACCGCCTCCACGACTGGTGCATCTCGCGCCAGCGTTATTGGGGGCCGCCGATCCCGATCGTGTACTGCGAACGGTGCGGGCCCGTCGGGGTGCCGGAGGATCAGCTCCCCGTCGTCCTTCCGCGCGTCGAGGACTTCAAGCCGGACGACTCGGGAGTGAGCCCGCTCGCGCGGGTGGAGTCGTGGTACCGGACCGAGTGCCCGAAGTGCGGGGAGCCGGGACGCCGCGAGACCGACGTCTCCGACACCTTCCTAGATTCGGCCTGGTACTTTCTCCGTTACCCCTCGGCGGACTCGGACGATGTCGCCTTCGACCCGGAGATCACGAAGCGCTGGCTCCCGGTGAACTCGTACATCGGAGGAAACGAGCACGCCGTTCTCCACCTCCTTTATTCGCGCTTCATCACGATGGCCCTGAAGGATCTGGGCCACCTCGAGTTCGAGGAGCCCTTCACCCGCTTCCGCGCGCACGGGCTCATCATTCGCGACGGCGCGAAGATGTCGAAGAGCAAGGGGAACGTCGTCGTCCCCGATCCGATCATCGAGGAATACGGGGCCGACACCTTCCGCCTCTATCTCATGTTCCTGGGGCCCTTCGAGGAGGGAGGCGACTACCGCGACCAGGGGATTCAGGGGCCTTTCGGCTTCCTGAAGCGCCTCTGGGAAACGGTGGTGCCGGTGGAAGAGCTGGGAAGCGGGACGCCGGATCCCACGGTGGAACGGAAGCTCCATCAGACCATCGCGCAGGTGACGGAGCAGCTTCCCGAGCTGGGCTACAACACCTCGATCGCCGCGATGATGGAATACCTGAACGTCGTGCGCGCGGGAGGAAGAAAGGCGGTCCGTGCCGAGGTGGAGCCTCTGGTCCCGATGATCGCCCCCTTTGCGCCGCACATCGCGGAGGAGCTCTGGGAACGCCTCGGCCACCAGGCCGGCCTCTTCGAGGGGGCGAGCTGGCCGGGCTTCGATCCGGAGAAGGCGAAGGAGAACACGATCACCCTCGCCGTGCAGGTGAATGGGAAGGTACGCGGGACGGTGCCCCTCCCCGTGGGGGCCTCCGAAGAGGCCGCGCTCGCCGCCGCGCGCGCGGAGCCGAACGTCGCCCGCCACCTGGAGGATGCGGAGCTTCGCCGCGTCATCTATGTTCCCGACCGCCTGTTGAACCTGGTCGTCGCGCAAGGCCGCTGA
- the tkt gene encoding transketolase, with product MPSTRTLAGPLVLPDARTLRLSIDAVRVLSMDAVQAAKSGHPGAPMALAPAGYLLFRHHLRHNPANPEWPDRDRFVLSAGHGSMLIYSLLHLTGYDLPLEELKDFRQWGSRTPGHPEFHHTPGVETTTGPLGQGVANSVGMALAERWLAARFNRPGHTVVDHFTYAICSDGDLMEGISHEAAELAGHQRLGKLVWVFDDNEITIEGSTELATSTDQLRRFEGYGWHVQQVEDGNDLDALDAALRAARDETDRPSLIALRTTIAYGSPNKAGTAEAHGAALGVEEVRLTKEALGYPSQEPFWVAKEAREEWEKAGPRGAELEGAWRERMSAYRAEFPQLAAELDECLGGELRDGWEASIPDFSGAEKGEATRSTSGKILQGLAAAIPNLLGGSADLAPSNNTLLKGAESLQSGTPGGRNLHFGVREHAMGGILNGMALHGGVRVYGGTFLIFSDYMRPSIRLAAIMGLPVTYVFTHDSVGLGEDGPTHQPVEHLMALRAIPNLMDLRPADAVETAAAWRLALERRGGPAFLALTRQGVPPLSRRETPDPGAVLRGGYVFREAGTGGAADTGASDAGAPKVILIASGSELQLAVAAWKTLEAEGIPTRVVSLPSWFVFSQQDDEYRERILPAAVRARVAVEAGATLGWPRWIGPDGEAIGLDHFGASAPGERLFDEFGFTATAVVERAKALVRELD from the coding sequence ATGCCTTCCACACGGACCCTCGCCGGTCCCCTCGTCCTTCCCGACGCGCGCACCCTGCGCCTCTCCATCGATGCGGTCCGCGTCCTCTCGATGGACGCGGTGCAGGCCGCGAAGTCGGGACACCCGGGGGCACCGATGGCGCTCGCACCGGCCGGCTACCTCCTCTTCCGGCATCACCTCCGGCACAACCCGGCGAACCCCGAGTGGCCGGACCGCGACCGCTTCGTCCTCTCGGCGGGGCACGGTTCGATGCTCATATACTCCCTCCTCCACCTCACGGGATACGACCTCCCGCTCGAGGAGTTGAAGGACTTCCGCCAATGGGGGAGCCGCACCCCGGGGCATCCGGAGTTCCATCACACGCCGGGGGTCGAGACGACCACCGGGCCGCTCGGACAGGGGGTCGCGAACTCGGTGGGGATGGCGCTCGCCGAGCGGTGGCTGGCGGCACGATTCAATCGCCCGGGGCACACTGTGGTGGATCATTTCACCTACGCGATCTGCTCCGACGGGGATCTCATGGAGGGGATCTCGCACGAGGCGGCCGAGCTCGCCGGGCACCAGCGGCTGGGAAAGCTCGTCTGGGTCTTCGACGACAACGAGATCACGATCGAAGGGAGCACGGAGCTCGCTACCTCGACCGACCAGCTCCGCCGCTTCGAAGGATACGGGTGGCACGTCCAGCAGGTGGAGGACGGCAACGACCTGGATGCGCTCGACGCGGCGCTCCGGGCCGCCCGCGACGAGACGGACCGTCCGTCGCTCATCGCTCTCCGCACCACGATCGCTTACGGAAGCCCGAATAAGGCGGGGACCGCGGAGGCGCACGGCGCCGCGCTCGGTGTGGAGGAGGTGCGGCTCACGAAGGAGGCGCTCGGCTATCCATCGCAGGAGCCCTTCTGGGTCGCGAAGGAGGCCCGGGAGGAGTGGGAGAAAGCGGGACCGAGGGGAGCCGAGCTCGAGGGCGCGTGGCGGGAGCGGATGTCGGCGTATCGGGCTGAGTTTCCCCAGCTCGCGGCGGAGCTCGATGAGTGCCTGGGCGGAGAGCTCCGGGACGGCTGGGAGGCCTCGATCCCGGATTTCTCCGGAGCGGAAAAGGGGGAGGCGACGCGCTCGACTTCGGGAAAGATCCTCCAGGGGCTCGCGGCGGCGATCCCGAACCTCCTCGGGGGATCGGCGGACCTCGCCCCCTCGAACAACACCCTCCTCAAGGGGGCGGAATCGCTCCAGAGCGGGACGCCTGGCGGTCGAAACCTCCACTTCGGGGTGCGCGAGCACGCGATGGGGGGAATCCTGAACGGGATGGCGCTCCACGGCGGGGTGCGCGTATACGGCGGGACCTTTCTCATCTTCTCGGACTACATGCGCCCCTCGATCCGCCTGGCCGCGATCATGGGGCTCCCCGTGACCTACGTGTTCACGCACGACTCGGTCGGACTCGGCGAAGACGGTCCCACGCACCAGCCGGTCGAGCACCTCATGGCGCTCCGCGCGATCCCGAACCTGATGGACCTCCGCCCCGCGGACGCGGTCGAGACGGCAGCGGCCTGGCGTCTCGCGCTGGAACGGAGGGGAGGCCCGGCTTTCCTGGCGCTGACCCGGCAGGGAGTGCCGCCCCTTTCACGAAGGGAGACTCCGGATCCGGGGGCGGTCCTCCGGGGTGGGTACGTCTTCCGGGAAGCGGGGACCGGCGGAGCGGCTGACACAGGCGCGTCGGATGCGGGCGCGCCGAAAGTCATTCTGATCGCGTCGGGCTCCGAGCTTCAACTCGCGGTCGCGGCCTGGAAAACCCTCGAGGCGGAAGGGATTCCGACGCGCGTCGTGAGCCTTCCCAGCTGGTTCGTTTTCTCCCAGCAAGACGACGAATATCGCGAACGTATACTCCCGGCGGCTGTTCGGGCGCGGGTCGCCGTCGAGGCGGGGGCGACGCTCGGATGGCCACGCTGGATCGGTCCGGACGGCGAGGCGATCGGGCTCGACCACTTCGGCGCCTCGGCCCCTGGCGAGCGACTTTTCGACGAGTTCGGCTTCACCGCCACAGCGGTCGTGGAGCGGGCGAAGGCGCTCGTCCGCGAGTTGGATTGA
- a CDS encoding Na+/H+ antiporter subunit E — MLRAAILFLLLFGVWLALSGHYTPLLITLGLLCSAGIVLLALRMRIVDDEGLPLGMAPRFVAYIPWLLLETIRSNMAVAKVILSPSLPISPVLLRFRARTKTELGRFLFGNSITFTPGTTTCEIDGEDLVVYALTRDSAESLQEGEMVRRVCWVEGSE; from the coding sequence ATGCTCCGGGCCGCTATCCTCTTTCTTCTCCTCTTTGGCGTGTGGCTCGCCCTCTCCGGGCATTACACGCCGCTTCTGATCACCCTTGGACTCCTGTGCAGCGCGGGGATCGTCCTACTCGCCCTTCGGATGAGGATCGTCGACGACGAGGGGCTCCCCCTCGGCATGGCACCGCGGTTCGTCGCCTACATTCCCTGGCTCCTGCTGGAGACGATCCGTTCCAACATGGCCGTCGCGAAGGTGATCCTCTCCCCCTCCCTCCCGATCAGTCCGGTCCTCCTTCGGTTTCGTGCTCGGACGAAGACGGAGCTCGGGCGATTCCTCTTCGGGAACTCCATCACTTTCACACCGGGCACCACCACCTGCGAGATCGACGGGGAAGACCTTGTCGTGTACGCGCTGACGCGTGACTCGGCCGAGTCGTTGCAGGAGGGAGAGATGGTGCGAAGGGTCTGCTGGGTGGAGGGTTCCGAATGA
- a CDS encoding monovalent cation/H+ antiporter complex subunit F: MIFSAASVAVLGTMFMAMTRALRGPTVFDRVLAVNMFGTKTVLLMCLVGFAVGRPEFMDVAIVYALMNFIGTLTILKYYEYGDLAATEPAEDRLEEVD; this comes from the coding sequence ATGATCTTCTCGGCCGCCTCCGTCGCCGTGCTGGGCACCATGTTCATGGCCATGACTCGGGCTCTCAGGGGGCCCACGGTCTTCGATCGCGTGCTGGCCGTGAACATGTTCGGAACGAAGACGGTCCTCCTGATGTGCCTGGTAGGTTTCGCGGTCGGTCGCCCCGAGTTCATGGACGTGGCGATCGTTTACGCCCTGATGAACTTCATCGGGACGCTGACGATCCTGAAGTACTACGAGTACGGCGATCTGGCGGCGACGGAGCCGGCCGAAGACCGCCTGGAAGAGGTGGACTGA
- the mnhG gene encoding monovalent cation/H(+) antiporter subunit G, whose product MEVALTALTWVFLGLGSILMIVGGVGVLRLPDFFSRMHGAGLTDTMGAGLILIGLMFESGLSAPTVRLVMILLFLWYTSPVGGHALAKAALSSGVQPIQDGEKR is encoded by the coding sequence ATGGAAGTCGCCCTCACGGCATTGACCTGGGTGTTCCTCGGGCTGGGCTCGATCCTGATGATCGTCGGCGGAGTCGGAGTCCTTCGTCTCCCCGATTTTTTCTCGCGCATGCACGGGGCGGGACTGACGGATACGATGGGCGCCGGGCTGATCCTGATCGGGCTCATGTTCGAATCGGGGCTGTCGGCACCGACGGTCCGCCTCGTCATGATTCTGCTCTTCCTCTGGTACACGAGCCCCGTAGGGGGCCACGCCCTCGCCAAGGCCGCCCTCTCGAGCGGGGTGCAACCCATCCAGGACGGGGAGAAGCGCTGA
- a CDS encoding DUF4040 domain-containing protein: MESLIDYGLLALLAVTALGILTLRNLFAVVMLMGIYSLLSAGLFVVLDAQDVAFTEAAVGAGVSTILALGTLSLVGRTRRDTPTIQVIPLLIVVGTGAALVYGSFGLPEWGSAENPIHHHVAPRYLIDSAEEVAVANTVSAVLASYRGYDTMGETTVVFAAMVGVFALLVAGSGAAASSRGRKP; the protein is encoded by the coding sequence ATGGAATCCTTGATCGACTACGGCCTCCTGGCGCTTCTCGCGGTCACGGCGCTCGGGATCCTGACGCTTCGGAACCTCTTCGCCGTGGTCATGCTGATGGGGATCTACAGCCTCCTGTCGGCGGGACTCTTCGTGGTCCTCGACGCCCAGGATGTGGCCTTTACCGAGGCGGCGGTCGGGGCCGGGGTTTCGACGATCCTCGCCCTTGGCACCCTCTCGCTGGTGGGAAGGACGCGCAGGGACACGCCAACGATCCAGGTGATCCCGCTCCTGATCGTCGTGGGAACCGGCGCGGCACTCGTGTACGGAAGCTTCGGCCTTCCCGAATGGGGGAGCGCGGAGAATCCAATCCATCACCATGTGGCGCCGCGGTATCTCATCGATTCCGCCGAGGAGGTCGCCGTCGCCAACACGGTCTCCGCGGTGCTGGCCAGCTACCGCGGCTACGACACGATGGGCGAGACGACGGTCGTCTTTGCCGCCATGGTCGGAGTCTTCGCCCTCCTCGTGGCCGGCTCCGGCGCCGCGGCCTCCTCTCGGGGGAGAAAGCCGTAG
- a CDS encoding Na(+)/H(+) antiporter subunit B: MQKQPIPRIATKILIPQIMIFGLYVHFHGDFGPGGGFQAGVILAGAIILYALIFGLKEAQRVLPIWAVVGCSAMGVLIYAGTGVAGLLLGGEFLNYNVLAHDPIHGQHRGILWVELGVLITVFGVMVGLFYAFAGRGRRRA; the protein is encoded by the coding sequence GTGCAGAAGCAGCCGATCCCCCGCATCGCGACCAAGATCCTGATCCCCCAGATCATGATCTTCGGACTCTACGTCCACTTCCATGGCGATTTCGGTCCCGGAGGCGGATTTCAGGCGGGCGTGATTCTCGCCGGAGCCATCATCCTCTACGCCCTCATCTTCGGACTGAAGGAGGCCCAGCGGGTCCTCCCGATCTGGGCGGTGGTGGGGTGCTCGGCCATGGGGGTCCTCATTTACGCCGGCACCGGCGTCGCCGGACTCCTCCTGGGCGGTGAATTCCTGAACTACAACGTCCTCGCGCACGATCCGATCCACGGACAGCACCGAGGCATCTTGTGGGTCGAGTTGGGGGTGCTGATCACCGTCTTCGGGGTGATGGTGGGGCTCTTTTACGCCTTCGCAGGGAGGGGGCGGCGCCGCGCATGA
- a CDS encoding cation:proton antiporter subunit C, with the protein MITLGHFNYVIVIVLMMVGFYVLISQNNLVKKVVGLNIFQTSVIIFYVSAGKIIGGTAPILIGMEEHGAAEELAGAGEAVAEVASQAAESVGEVVYSNPLPHVLMLTAIVVGVATMSMALAIIVRIREAYGTIEDDEITLMDLES; encoded by the coding sequence ATGATCACTCTGGGGCATTTCAACTACGTCATCGTCATCGTCCTGATGATGGTCGGCTTTTATGTCCTGATTTCCCAGAACAACCTGGTGAAGAAGGTGGTCGGGCTGAACATCTTCCAAACCTCGGTGATCATCTTCTACGTCTCGGCCGGGAAGATCATCGGAGGAACCGCCCCGATTCTGATCGGGATGGAGGAGCACGGCGCCGCGGAGGAACTCGCAGGGGCAGGAGAAGCGGTCGCCGAAGTCGCCTCGCAAGCCGCGGAGAGCGTCGGGGAGGTCGTCTATTCGAACCCTCTGCCGCACGTTCTCATGCTCACGGCCATCGTCGTCGGGGTCGCCACGATGTCCATGGCCCTCGCGATCATCGTTCGCATCCGGGAGGCCTACGGTACGATCGAGGACGATGAGATCACCCTCATGGACCTCGAGTCGTGA
- a CDS encoding monovalent cation/H+ antiporter subunit D family protein yields MGMHLPALQVVIPLMAAGFALLAWRPRLSWTVAMAASIASFLISAQLLRQVLADGPISYNLGGWEPPWGIEYRIDALNAFVLFLVSLIAVVVTPFALRSVEQEIAAPRIPFFYAAWLLALAGLLGIAITGDLFNVFVFLEISSLAAYALISMGSDRRALSAAFRYLIVGSVGATFIVIGIGYLYVMTGTLNMADLAGRLPDVADQRPVIVGFAFLAVGICLKLALFPLHLWLPNAYTYAPSAATPFIAATYTKVAVYMLLRVFFTVFGESFSFDLMRLDAVILPLALIGIVSMSLVAIFQPDLKRMLAYSSVAQIGYMILGISFGSVTGLTAATLHMFNHAIMKGALFMAVGCMVYRLESSRIEDLAGVGRRMPLTMGAFLIGGLSIIGVPLTAGFISKWYLVLGAIERGWWPVAAVVLFGSLLAVIYIWRIVEVAYFRAPADGTATERVEAPLLLLVPTWILALANLYFGIDASLTTSAASAAASAVLGGGP; encoded by the coding sequence ATGGGCATGCATTTGCCCGCACTTCAGGTCGTCATTCCCCTGATGGCCGCGGGGTTCGCACTTCTCGCCTGGCGCCCCCGGCTCTCCTGGACCGTCGCGATGGCGGCGAGCATCGCTTCCTTCCTGATCTCGGCCCAGCTCCTTCGGCAAGTCCTCGCGGACGGGCCGATCAGCTACAACCTCGGGGGATGGGAGCCCCCGTGGGGGATCGAGTACAGGATTGATGCGCTGAACGCGTTCGTCCTCTTCCTCGTCTCCCTGATTGCGGTCGTGGTGACGCCGTTCGCGCTCCGGAGCGTCGAGCAGGAAATCGCGGCGCCGCGCATTCCCTTCTTTTACGCGGCCTGGCTCCTGGCCCTGGCCGGCCTGCTTGGAATCGCGATCACCGGAGACCTCTTCAATGTCTTCGTCTTCCTCGAGATCTCCTCGCTGGCGGCCTATGCGCTGATCTCGATGGGGTCGGACCGGAGGGCGCTCTCCGCCGCCTTTCGATACCTCATCGTGGGGAGCGTAGGCGCGACCTTCATCGTCATCGGGATCGGCTATCTGTACGTGATGACGGGCACGCTCAACATGGCCGACCTCGCGGGCCGCCTCCCGGATGTGGCCGATCAGCGCCCGGTCATCGTGGGATTCGCATTTCTCGCGGTCGGGATCTGCCTGAAGCTCGCTCTTTTCCCGCTCCACCTCTGGCTTCCGAACGCTTACACCTACGCGCCCTCGGCCGCGACCCCCTTCATTGCCGCGACGTACACGAAGGTCGCGGTCTACATGCTGCTCCGCGTCTTCTTTACAGTCTTCGGCGAATCGTTCTCCTTCGACCTGATGCGGCTGGATGCGGTCATCCTCCCGCTGGCGCTGATCGGGATCGTCTCGATGTCGCTCGTCGCGATCTTCCAGCCCGACCTGAAGCGAATGCTGGCCTATTCGTCGGTCGCGCAGATCGGATACATGATTCTCGGGATCAGCTTCGGCTCCGTCACCGGGCTCACTGCGGCCACGCTTCACATGTTCAACCACGCCATCATGAAGGGCGCCCTCTTCATGGCGGTCGGGTGCATGGTCTACCGTTTGGAATCGTCGCGGATCGAGGATCTGGCCGGCGTCGGGCGCCGGATGCCGCTGACGATGGGGGCCTTCCTGATTGGCGGGCTCAGCATCATCGGAGTCCCCCTCACCGCCGGCTTCATCTCGAAGTGGTACCTCGTCCTCGGGGCAATCGAGCGGGGGTGGTGGCCCGTCGCGGCCGTGGTCCTCTTCGGATCCCTCCTGGCGGTCATCTACATCTGGCGGATCGTCGAGGTGGCTTATTTCCGGGCCCCCGCTGACGGGACGGCCACGGAACGAGTCGAGGCGCCTCTCCTCCTCCTCGTCCCCACCTGGATTCTCGCGCTCGCGAATCTCTACTTCGGGATCGACGCCAGTCTCACGACATCGGCGGCGTCCGCGGCGGCCTCCGCCGTCCTCGGAGGCGGGCCGTGA